The window GGCTCCGGCGGGCAACAGCGTCGCGAACCCGGCGACCTGCACGCCCTCGGCGGCCCACACCTCGAAGGCCTCCCGATCGGTGTCGAACCCGCCGATGGCCGCCCCGACGTAGGCGTCGGCGGCCGCGAGCCGCTCGCAGACCGTCCGTTCCATCTCCGAGCGGGTCGTCGCCTCGATCAGCGCCTCGTCGACCGACCTGATGACGGCGTTGAGCGCGTTCAGCCGCTCCAGGCGCTGCTCTCGACGGCGCCGCTCTGTCACGTCCCGTCCGACCCCGGTCAGTCCGACGACCGCGCCGTCGTCGTCCGTCAGCGGTGCGCCGGTGAACTCGAAGGGGATCCGCTCGCCGTCGCTGGTCACCAGGTCGGCCTCGGCCGTCCCGAGGCCGCCCGACTCGAAGACCTCGACCAGCGCCGCGGTCAGGTCGTCGCGGTCCTCCTCGGCGACGAACTCGAGGGGATGCATCGAGGCCACCTCCGCGTCGGAGTAGCCCGTGACCGCCGTCAGGCGGTCGTTCCAGCGCAGGAACTGCCCGTCGCGGTCGAAGGCGTACACCACGTCCGGGAGCGCGTCGAACACGCTGTCGACGAACGCCCGCTCCGTGCTGAGTTCGTTCTCCCGCTGGACGCGGTCGGTGACGTCCCGCATGACGCCGACGAAGTACTGTCGGTCCTCGATCGCGAACTCCCGAAAGGAGATGGACAGCGGGACCTCGGTCCCGTCCCGCGCCAGCCCGGGAAACTCGACCTCCGTCCACTCCAGGGTCCGCTCGCCCGTCCTGAGGTGCTGCTGGAACCCGTCGAGGAAGTCCGTCCGGAGTCGATCTGGGATCAGCTCCGCCAGCCGTTCGCCGATCAGCTCGCCGGGCTCGTAGCCGAACACGGGCTCGACTGCGGGGTTCGCGAAGGCGATCCGACCCCGCTCGTCGATCACCACCAGACACTCCGAGACGGCGTCGAGGAGGACGCCGACCAGTGTCGCCTGGTCCACCTCCTCGACCAGTTGCTCGTGGACGGCGCACTCCTCGGACCCGACCGATTGCGCCTCCCCGACGAGCGGTCGACTCCTGTCCTCGGTCACAGGCACTCATACCGCC of the Halomicrobium salinisoli genome contains:
- a CDS encoding PAS domain S-box protein, whose amino-acid sequence is MTEDRSRPLVGEAQSVGSEECAVHEQLVEEVDQATLVGVLLDAVSECLVVIDERGRIAFANPAVEPVFGYEPGELIGERLAELIPDRLRTDFLDGFQQHLRTGERTLEWTEVEFPGLARDGTEVPLSISFREFAIEDRQYFVGVMRDVTDRVQRENELSTERAFVDSVFDALPDVVYAFDRDGQFLRWNDRLTAVTGYSDAEVASMHPLEFVAEEDRDDLTAALVEVFESGGLGTAEADLVTSDGERIPFEFTGAPLTDDDGAVVGLTGVGRDVTERRRREQRLERLNALNAVIRSVDEALIEATTRSEMERTVCERLAAADAYVGAAIGGFDTDREAFEVWAAEGVQVAGFATLLPAGARPLADSPAARALDERAVQVVDPTTAGEPAWLRDADWQGYDRLVVVPVVTDERTFGALGVYAQRPEGVPEREREILGELGRVIGDALQNAVTRELLHADAVTEIELGSTDGGLTFVALSERADCRIELDRVLTFGEDFVFYVTVTGAPVERFLEAAAAEQGVDSVEHLGTNEDRHLFKLNVGTGTMTSVLAEHGARTTAATVEEGQCRLVANLSPDVDVRDLVDALTEAYPTTELKARRETSRTLRTPVAFRQELSADLTEKQRAALQAAYFSGYFEWPSRSNTAAEIADVLDIAPQTFHQHLRIAEQKVFRSLFGDEPSNEAA